One Archangium violaceum genomic window, GGACCTTGCCTTCCTTGTCCAGCACGCAGGCTTCGAGTTTGAACTTCCCCTGGCCCCGCAGCTTCTTGACCATGTCCTGGTCCGTGATTCGGGCCACCAGCCGGCCCTGCGAGTCGCACTGGCCGCCCGCCCCCTTGGAGACGTCGTACCGGATTGGCACCTGGGACAGCAGCACCGGCTCACTCATGTCCACGAAGTACTCGTAGAGGCGAAACCCGAGTGTGCTGCCCTTCTTCCCGTTCGGCACATGGTGGGTCTGACAGCGCACCTGCATGTAGGACGTGGCGTCGGTGAGCTCCACGGTGCGCAGCGTCAGCCCGCTCAAGCGAGGAACGCCCTCGTAGGCCACGGAGAAGGCCGGCGGAGCGGCGACCAGTTCCCCCCAGAGGTTCGCGTCCGGATGGGTGACCTGGCCACGGATGCTCACCTTCTTGCCGAGGAGGTTCGGGTCCTCCAGGGGGACGAGCGCCTCGTGGAGCCGGGGGTTCTGCGCCGATGGCTGGGTCTTGAGCTTGACGATCTCGGTCTTGCAGGCCTCGTCGTAGAGGGAGAAGACGGGCTCGGCGGCCTTCCAGTAACCGCTATCTCCCACGAGCTTGATGGAGACGAGCAGGTTGTTCTCGCGGACCCCCGTCGTGATCGACCCGAAGTGCGGGGCTCGCGTCGGGGTGTCCTTCAGCTCCTGGGAGGCAATCGCGGTCGCCAGGTCCTTCGGCGTCTTCTTCTGCTTGGACTTCTTGCTCCCCTTCTTCGCGGGCGGCTCGATCCAGAGCTGGTCATCATCGAAGGTGCGGAACTTCGACTCGTCGTAGTCCATCACCGCGCTGACCGGCACATAGGTATCGGTGCCCGACAGTGTCTTGGGAATACGCAGCAGTGCGAAGATCTGCACCTTCTCCATCGTCACCGAGGGGACGAGCAACTGCCAGAAATACTCCGAGGACGAGGCCTCGGCCAACACCGGCCTCGAGATGGGATTCATCATCGAGGTCCGGACGATGGGATCGAGATCATGGAGCCCGTACTGCCAGAGCGTCAGCTCCAGCGGCAGACTGAAGCCTGGATCGATGTTCTCCACCGTCGCGATGGCTCTCCCAGAGCCGATCTCGAATTTCGTCAGCTTCGGCTTCGGGAACGAGACGGCCTTGGGCTTGTCCCAGACGACATAGCTCACCTCCTGCCCCTCGGATTCCTGGATGACCTCGAGCCGGAGATCGAAGCTGTACTCGGCCTTGTTCGTCTCGAGATAGGTCAGCAGGTAGTCACCACCGCTGTGCGCGCAGCCGACGCGCCACTCCTTCGTGTCGTCGTCCTCCTGGGTCCACTCGAAAATGGAGTAGGCGAGGGAGTCCGCGATCCTTCCCGATTCGATCGCCCCGCCGTGGAAGACGGAGAGCTTGAGCGTCGCTTTCGCGAACTTGTCGCTGAACACGGGCGTGAGCTCGAGCAGCTTGCCGAGCATGACCTTGCCGGGGTTGGCCCCCGTGACGTTCAACGGGTTGTCGAACGCCAACGGGGTGGGGACATCGCACGGGGTCGCGAACGGGAAATCCGGGACGACGGAGAGGCGCGCGGTGCCCGTCCCGAAAAAGCCCGACGCGAAGGTGTCGAGCTCCAGATCGAGGGTGCAGGTCTCCCCGCTGATCCGCAGGGGCTGGGCGCCGAGCTCGGAGTCCCTCACTTCGCCGAGCGACGAGGCTTTGATCAACACGCGGCACGTCGCGTCCTTCGGTAGGTTCTTTTGCGTCCCCCGCAGTGTGATCTTGTATTTGGGCCCTTCCTGCCGGACATCCTCCGGGGAGAGGGAAAGCTCGAGGGTGATGGGGGCCACGGCCACGAGGCGGATGACCCCCTCCGAGCCCGGTTCGAGCCGCACCTCGAGGGCAGGAGGAGGAGGGGGAGTAGCCTGTGCTGAATCCGCCATGTCTAGACCCTCCCACTCTTCATGGGCACTTCCCGCCCATCCGGCCACATGCCGGGGAAATCACCCATCACGTTCTCCGCCTCTTCCTGCTGGAGCGGCTCGGGGACGGTGAGGCTCTTGCTGCTGGTCAGCTCCAGCTCCCTGTCCGCCTTGTTCAAGGGGACGACACGAACCACGTACTCCTTCGCGCCCTTGAGCGCCTCCGCGATGTCGCTCACATCCACCTTGGCGCGGAAGACGCCCTTCGAATCCGTGACGCCCGCCTCCTTGGTCCGCAGCTCGTAGGTGACGCAGTCCTTCGGGAGCGTCAGGAGATTCCCCGAGGAATTGGCGATCTCGATCTTGAAGCCCCTGCTGGCGGGGAGCGCGTTCGTGCGCAGGGAGACATTCAGGATGAATGGATCGTACAGCGCTGGCTGCGCCTCGAGCTCGACGTTCGGCGCCATGTCGTATTGAATCCTCTTCGACGGACGAACGTCGATCCGCTCGGTCTTCAAGGGCACGTCCTTCTTCTTGACGGAAGCCGAGATGACGAGCTGCTTGCCCTTCAAATTCTTGTCATTGAAATCCAACGCCCGCACGACTCGCAGTGGATTGGGCAGGACGGCCGACTTTGCTTTCTTGTCGAGCTCCTCCTTCCCGAAGCTGATGCTCGGCCCGGCCGCGTTCCAGAAGCTCGCGGTACCACCCAGGAGCGGCACGCAAACCTGGGCGCCCTTGCTGGTGAGCTGGAGCTCGGGCTCTCCGAACATGGGGCTGTGCAACACCTCCGCGACATCCGGCGACCACTGCTCCAGGTAACCACCCCGGGCCAGGCTCTTCAGTTCCTCCACCTTCACCGCCTCACACCTCGTGCCGATCGTGTCCGATGCCAGGAGGCGTCCGTCTTGCGCGCTGCCACCGTTCGGGAAGAAGAATCCGAACTGCACGGCCAGCTGGTCTTCGTGGGTCATTCCCTTGCGCAGCTCGGTGAAGGCCTCGTTCGCGTCGAACTCCACTATGAGCTCGCCGGGGTGCTTGCCCTCCTGCGACGCCTTCACCCGGATGCGAATGTCACTCTTTCCTACCTCCTCCGCATCGTCGATCCAACCATCCTCCTTCGCCTTGGCCACAACCTCTCGCAGCTTCTCCAGATTGGCGGCCCGGAGCTGGATGGAGAGTCCGTCCTCGAAGAGCCCGAGCAGGGAGATGGGCTGCCGTGCCGCATACCCGCTCCGGATGCGCTCCACCGCCTCGACGAGGTCCCAGGCAATCAGGGGTTCGGCGCCCGCGGCGAGCTTCTGCCCCTTGGCCGCATCGAGGAACTCCTTGTACGTGAAATGCTGCGTGACGTAGGTGCTGACGTTCTTGACGTTGCCCTTCTTGATGAAGCCGTCGACGACCGCGAAGCCAGCCTCCTCCTTGAAGGCCGTGTCCTCGCGCGCAACCACGGGAATCGCCACGTCGGCGGTCTCGAAGGCAGAGGCATCCTTCGGAAGCTCGTCGGCCACCCTGCCCTTCCATTTGCGGATGAGAATCCAGCCACGGAGGAGCCTCGGACAATTCGCCCGGAACGCGATCCGCCAGGAGAAGGTGCCATCCTTCCCACTGGACAGCGCCGCATCGGGAGCGATGGGGAGGGAGCCATTCTCTCCCGGCGGCCCGGAGGTCTTCAGGAGGACGGGCTCGAGTCCCTCGAGCTTCAACTCGCCGAGCGCCTGCGCGCCAGGCTCGTCGAGGCTCCACTCGCCCCAACCGGGCATCTCCACGGGCTGGGCGAACACGCCTTCGTTGAACGTCCCCGCGGCGATCTCGAGCCGCCAGCCCCCGGGGTTCGCTGCCGAGACATGCAAGGCCACCTTGTCCTTGCCATGACCCCGCTGCACCGCGCCGACGTAGACGAGCTCGCCGACGCGCTGGGGCCCATACCGCTCTCGTGCCGGCAACCACCCGATCGCGGCGATCTTCTTCAGCTCCTCCGAATGCCAGAGCGGCACGTCGGCGAACTGGAGGAGGTTGTGCCGGGTCAAGAGCATCAGGAGCCAGGAGAAGGTGACGGGGTGCGGGTTGTCCAGGAAGGTGTTCCTGGGCAATTGCTCACCGTCCGGATTGTCGGCGAACAGGGGCTTCTCCTCCCCCTTGGGGCCCAGCACCGGCTTCTCGTTGTTCGCCCACCAGCCGATCGCTTCCGCGTGCTTCTTGATGAGCTCCTTCGCCTGCTGCTCGTCCGTGGAGTCCAGGATGTCCGAGCCGAGCACCAACTCCGGCCGGGTCTTCAGGTGCTCCAGCACCTGCTTCTCGATGCTCTCGGGGCTCCAGTCATTGAGGTGCCGGAGGACGACGTTGCGCCAGCGGACGGAGGCCAGGGTCTTGAAGTGCTCGACATCCTTCTTCAGGCTCTCTTCCTTGCTCGGATAGCCCCCGGACTGGAGGAAGAGGCTCCCTGGCGTCGCCGGCTGCACGAAGATCTTCCTCGCCCCGGCGGGCACGTAGATGCGGACGCGGGTCTTCTTCCCGTCGTACTCGACCACCTGTTCCGGACAGGACGGAGGATCGAAGGTGAACCGGAGCTTGTAGGACCCCTCGGGCAGGCAATCCTTGAAGTTCTCGAGGAGGACATCGACGGGATAGCTGAGGACCTTCTCCTCCGCGGGCTTGTCCTCGGACTTGGGGGCATAGAACGGCAATGCCCTGGAGGAACCCATGAGCCGTTGGAGCAGACCCTGACTGTAGGTGTCCTTGAAGCCGGCGAGGAGCCGCTTCTCGTCATCCCCCATCTGCTCCAACACGGGCGCGAGCTTCACCAGGGAGTCGAGCTCACCCTCGGAGCCGGACTGCAGCGCGGGGGGATCGAAGAAGTTGTTCTGATCCTTCTCCTCGAAGAACTCGAAGAAGGGCTTGCCGCCACTCGACAGCCCGAGCTTCTCCTCCGCGAACTTCAGGAACTGCTCGAGCTGGCCCTGCTCACTGGGCGCGAGGATTTCCCAGTGGAGGAAGCCATCGCCCACCGCCTCGCTCTTGTCGTCGAGATAGCCGAGCAACTCGCCGGCCCTGACCTTGAGATAGGGATGGCACAGGGTGACGATCTCGCCGCCAATGAGGGCCTTGTGAAGCTCGGCCAGATCACTCTCCGGCTTCTTGTAGACCGCGCGGATGGAGTCCCCCGTCTCGTCGCCGAGTTGGAACGTCTGGGGATTGGAGAGATCCGACCCGATCGTGGCGAAGGTGCCACCCATCATCGGGATGATCTCCGCCTCCTCCTCCGAGCCCTTCAACGGGCCCTGGAGCCACCGGACCTGCTGGAACGCCTCATGCTGTGGATCGAGCACGGCCAGAGAGCCCTCGCGGCGCGCGAGGACCTTGAGCCAGGCCACGTCCTGGTACGTCCCCGCCTTCTTCCAATTCGGGGGAACCAGGTGCATGTAGAGACTGTAGAAGGTGAAGCGCTTGGGCGTCTGCGCCTGCGCTCCCTCCGGCTCCGCCGCTCCGCCGTTCGGCGGTTGCTCCTTCTTCGGGATGAACTCCTCGACATCGTGGCGGACCAGGATGAAGGAGTTGTGATTTCCCGCGAACTCCTTGGACAGCTGATTCTTTTCGAGGCCCTTCTTCGCCAGCTCGGCCAGTTCGTTCTCCGCGGCGGGATCAGAGCTCCCCTCCGTCTGCTTGGGCTCGGGAAGGGCGTTCGCCAGCCGGACGGCCACGATGTATCCCGGCGCGAGACAGCGTACCTCTCTTTGGAAGACCCGCGGAGTGGGCTCGGCCTTCTTGGGCTCCTGGGCCTTCGTCTTCGAGTCCTTCGCCGCGGGCTGCTCCTTCTTCTCCGCCGGAGGAGGTGGCGGTGGTGGCGTCCGGGAGAAGCTGGACAGTTCCAGGTGGACCCCCGAGTGGAGATTCCGGTGACTGCCCAGGGGGAAGAGGCCCTTCGCGGACGCCTCCGTCATCGCGTAGCAGTTGACCGGGCGGAAGCGCTCCTTCCGGCCATCCATGGGGTAGGCGACGGAATATGACACATTGGAGAAGACACACTCGGGAGGCGCGACCGTCGGCCGGTGTGAATAGATGAAAGCCCCCCCTTTGTTGGGCCCACAGTAATCCATGAACAGGTCATCGCGGACGCTGCTGAGGGTATTCTCCTCGAAGAACTTCCGGGCCCGGATCAACACCAGCGAAGCCGTGGCGGAATCCCAATTACCGGTAATCACACGAACCATGTCGTGCTTTCCGGTGAGTTGGGAAAGCGCATCCACATCGGTCTTCGTCGCTGGAGAGGGCACCGAGTACATGCCGCTCTTGATCTTCTTCTCGTGGGTCGCGGGATCCGCCACCGCCAGCCAGAGGTGCCGGCCCGTGTCGTCCTTCAAATAGGCGTAGCCAGCGATCAGGATGAGATGGATGGGCGCGCTGCCCCGCATGGAGAACCCGGAGTAGAAGATGACCGGGTTGTTGGAAGAGACGGCCTTGAGAATGGTCGCGAGCCGCGACTCGATGAGAGCGGGGTCATTCGTGATCCGGGCCGCCAACTCCTTCCGGTTGGGCAGGTCGTAGGGCAATACCACGCCTCGCGAGAAGCCCAGAATGGGGGATGCGCTGAATGCCCCCGAGGTGAAGTCAGACGGAGCTCTGACCACCGCGACATCGCCCGCGGTGTAGTTGGGGTCTGAAACCGCATACCCCTCGAGATTGGCGGTTTGAGGGTCAGCCATTGGCTTCGTGTGAAATGCCCTTTGGCCACCCGGGTAGCGGAGGTCCACGAAGCGGCCCTGCTGCCCTCCATCCCAGTGCGTGATGAACTTCGATTCAAAATCGCCGCCCTGTACGAACTGGTAGTAGTTGAACGCCATGGAACACGACGTTCGCCCGCACCAGTCCGAGGGTCCTCCTGGATAGTGCTGTCCGAGGAGCGGGATCTTGAGGATGTGGTATTCGTCCAGCGCGGCCAGCAGCTTGTCTGGAAGCTCGTACTTCCAATCTGGCCAATACCTGCTGTTCTTTTTCATGACGTGCCCTCGTGGGGCGCTGGCCTAGGGGCCGCCCTGGATGCAACGGTGATGCACCTCTGAATACCTGTCGAGCTTGAAGGAGTACGCCTTGTCCCCCAGGTATGCGATGTCCTTGCGGCCATCCGGGAGCTTGAACAGCTCGCGCTTCGTGCCCCCATAATATTTCTCGAGCGTTAGCTCGAGGTCGCTGTCACGTTTCGACACTGCAGATATCCAGTAGTTCTCCGACGCATTATCGGAGCCAACGGTCTCGACCGAGAGGCGCCAGCGACCGTGAATGTCCGGCGTAAACGTCAACAGGAAAGGCCTCTTCAGGCAATCGTTCCACTGCATCATCAAGAAGTTCTCGGGGGGACTCGGCTCCAGGCGGCCCCACTCCCTGGGAAGTGCGTCCAGGATGGCATGAGAGGTCTCGTCCAGGGTGAATTGACCGAGAGCCAGGTCCCAGTTTCCGGAATCGCGCGGCTTGATACCGGAAAAGAGCGCCTTCTCCATCACCGGGGTCGCGGTGAAACCAGCGGACTCGAGGACCTCCCCCGTCAGCTCATGGACTTTGTTGATCTTGTACCTACCGCGATAGACGGCCACACGCTCGGTACTCCCAATGGCCACCACGAACAGGTTCCCCTTCGTCGCGGCCCGGATCTTCACGTCCTTCACCCCGGCCCCGGAGGCATCTCCGATACAGGAGCTGTCACTCTGGTTGAAGCACGTGTGCTTGAACGTCCGAAGGGGCTTGGGCTTCTTGATGCCGGCCACCAGCTCGAGGTTCCGCTCGAAGAAGAGATTCCCCAGCAGCTTCTGCTGCTCGACATCCTCCGGGGAGAGGGTCGCGGCCCGCAGCGCGCTCTCCTCGCGCTGTTTGAGCGTGAGGCGCGTGTCCTGCGCCTCGGCCTTGAGCTTCTCGGCCGACGGCTTCTCCGGCCCCAGCAGGGACGCGGACGCGTAGCCCTCCCTCTCTCCGCAGCGCACCTTCAGCCACGTCCCGTCGGGCTTCTCGGTGACGTGGCACTCCGTGCCGATCTGGAGCTTCTCCAGGATCTCCGCCTCCGCGGAGGGCTTCTTGCGGAGGTTGAGGGAGGAGCCGAGGACGTAGACCCGTTGCTCCGCCGCAGCATCGGCCGCAGCCGTGGCAAGCAGGAGGGAAATCAGCAGCGTTTGCATCTTCAGTGGTCCTGAAAAACAGCTGGAAGAGAACGACGATGGCATGGGCTTTTGGCCGTTGTCCACGCGACCGCATGAATGCCGGATTCGAACTCCTAGACGGCATGGTACTCGCTGGATTCATGGGGAACAGCCCAGACGTGCGTGTGCCTCGAACAGCTCCACACACCTCGGCACATGGTAGGCTCCAGGCGCATGGAGGGGGACTCGATTGGAGAAGACGACCGCTGACCTGGGCTCCTGGCGGCCATGAAGGAGCAGAAGTGGACCTCGCGAATCCAGCTCCTCCTCGGGCTTGCTACTCCACTCGCCGCTCGCGGGCGGTGCTCGCCACGGGACTCATCAGGATGGGCGGCCGGTCCTCTCCCTCCACGATCCGTACTCTGGCTGGGACCATGCGTCAAAGTCCGGTAGATGCCGCCCTCTCGGTCCCCAAACTGCCAGACTTGGGTCCCCATGATGAGCCCCTCTTGCCCCGCCGCCATCCAGCTCTAGTGGCGTGACCAGATGCGGGACAATCTGGAGTTCCGCATCGGCGACAGCGAGCTGCCCAGGGAACCTCAAGCTGCTCGACGACCAGCGCATCCGCCAAGGCGTGTGGCCACGAACTCGTCCTACGGGATTCCGTGGAACCCCAACCGCATGGAGCAGCGCGACGGCCACATCGACCGGCACGGGCGCGGCAACGCGCCTCCGAGGTACTCATCCACCTACTTCGTGGGCAGGGGTTGGAAGGAGCAGCGGAGTCAGGAGGTCTCTCCAAACTGTATGGACTCCTTCACGACCCGGACACTCACAATCCGGACATTGACCAGCATCGCAATCTGT contains:
- a CDS encoding SH3 domain-containing protein, with product MQTLLISLLLATAAADAAAEQRVYVLGSSLNLRKKPSAEAEILEKLQIGTECHVTEKPDGTWLKVRCGEREGYASASLLGPEKPSAEKLKAEAQDTRLTLKQREESALRAATLSPEDVEQQKLLGNLFFERNLELVAGIKKPKPLRTFKHTCFNQSDSSCIGDASGAGVKDVKIRAATKGNLFVVAIGSTERVAVYRGRYKINKVHELTGEVLESAGFTATPVMEKALFSGIKPRDSGNWDLALGQFTLDETSHAILDALPREWGRLEPSPPENFLMMQWNDCLKRPFLLTFTPDIHGRWRLSVETVGSDNASENYWISAVSKRDSDLELTLEKYYGGTKRELFKLPDGRKDIAYLGDKAYSFKLDRYSEVHHRCIQGGP